Proteins co-encoded in one Setaria viridis chromosome 9, Setaria_viridis_v4.0, whole genome shotgun sequence genomic window:
- the LOC117838673 gene encoding E3 ubiquitin-protein ligase RING1, translating to MSTPAAAYFAAAARKQYFCYQCNRTVLIAASAAAAGELSCPDCRGDFLEEVTVPAPTFIPLPFPFPFASTTIPAASTAPAPAPAGAPATGSGGSPSLSSSSSSAATSPSRHNDISSILHTFLGLHEQPGRVGGGGSVRSAAGTATPENEPEPFDPVIFFQNYLHNLMDGGANIQVLLDDASVSLGPGLGLGRVGGASFGDYFVGPGLEQLIEQLAENDPNRYGTPPAAKSALSSLPDVVVTDTMVAAAEGAECAVCKEDFSPGEVAKQMPCKHIYHNDCIVPWLELHNSCPICRFELPTDDPDYEGRKASNPQPPVGIAAAAAPSGSSTSAEGRMEEREENARVVERRFNVSLPWPFSGLGGQASQQDGNNGGSGSNSQGSGSQGGGTPSSKN from the coding sequence ATGTCCACTCCAGCCGCCGCctacttcgccgccgccgcgcgcaagCAGTACTTCTGCTACCAATGCAACCGCACCGTCctcatcgcggcctccgccgccgccgccggggagctcTCCTGCCCCGACTGCCGCGGCGATTTCCTCGAGGAGGTCACCGTCCCGGCCCCCACCTTCATCCCGCTCCCCTTCCCGTTCCCCTTCGCCTCCACCACGATCCCCGCCGCCAGcaccgcccccgccccggcccccgctgGTGCCCCAGCCACCGGCTCCGGCGGGTCCCCTTCCctctcgtcctcgtcctcctccgccgcgaccTCCCCATCCAGGCACAACGACATCTCCTCCATCCTCCACACCTTCCTCGGACTCCACGAACAACCCGGCAGGGTCGGCGGGGGCGGCAGCGTAcgctccgccgccggcacggCGACCCCCGAGAACGAGCCGGAGCCCTTCGACCCGGTCATCTTCTTCCAGAATTACCTCCACAACctcatggatggaggcgctAACATCCAGGTGCTCCTCGACGACGCCAGCGTCAGCCTGGGCCCTGGACTTGGCCTCGGCCGCGTCGGCGGGGCAAGCTTCGGGGACTACTTCGTCGGCCCGGGCCTCGAGCAACTCATCGAGCAGCTCGCCGAGAACGACCCCAACCGCTACGgcacaccgccggccgccaAGTCGGCCCTTTCCTCGCTCCCTGATGTTGTTGTGACAGACACCATGGTAGCTGCGGCGGAGGGCGCCGAATGCGCTGTCTGCAAGGAGGATTTCTCGCCTGGGGAGGTGGCCAAGCAGATGCCCTGCAAGCACATCTACCATAACGACTGCATCGTGCCCTGGCTGGAGCTTCACAACTCTTGCCCCATCTGTCGCTTTGAGCTGCCCACTGATGATCCTGATTATGAGGGGCGGAAGGCCTCTAATCCACAGCCGCCTGTCGGTatcgctgcagcagcagctccatctGGGAGCTCTACTTCTGCTGAGGGAAggatggaggagagggaggagaatgCCAGGGTGGTTGAGAGGAGGTTCAATGTGTCACTGCCATGGCCGTTCAGTGGATTGGGAGGGCAGGCATCACAGCAGGATGGGAACAATGGAGGCAGCGGTAGCAACTCTCAGGGCAGTGGCTCGCAAGGTGGAGGCACACCCAGCAGCAAGAATTGA
- the LOC117838722 gene encoding prefoldin subunit 5 has protein sequence MASPGRIELDKLSVEQLKGLKEQTDLEVNLLQDSLTKIRTAITRLENASAALQDLSLRPHGKKMLVPLTASLYVPGSLDDAEKVLVDVGTGYFIEKTMDQGKEYCERKINLLKSNFDELLEVATKKKAIADEMDLLLRTKLRQASPGPSS, from the exons ATGGCGAGCCCGGGACGGATCGAACTGGACAAGCTGAGCGTGGAGCAGCTCAAGGGGCTCAAGGAGCAGACGGATCTGGAGGTCAACCTCCTCCAGGACAGCCTCACCAAGATCCGCACCGCCATCACCCGCCTCGAGAACGCCTCCGCCGCTCTGCAGGACCTATCCCTCCGCCCCCACG GGAAGAAGATGCTTGTGCCGCTCACGGCGTCCCTTTACGTGCCCGGCTCGCTCGATGACGCCGAGAAGGTCCTCGTCGACGTCGGCACTGGTTACTTCATTGAG AAAACTatggatcaagggaaagaatACTGTGAAAGGAAAATTAATTTATTGAAGTCGAATTTTGATGAACTGCTCGAG GTGGCCACGAAAAAGAAAGCCATAGCAGATGAGATGGATCTGCTGCTACGAACCAAGCTGAGGCAAGCATCACCTGGCCCAAGTTCGTGA
- the LOC117838720 gene encoding nibrin homolog, which produces MVWALTPVDTVRGTQKYYIFAAGTYKVGRKDCDVIVQADTSISRVHAEIAIEKMVAWDPNSGGPASPSYVRVVDRSKYGTFVNKVHETQGSRLHKDEDVMLIDGDTVTFGTGNATFRLSFVPVVAFFHGGKSARIDRSLHAVMTSIGAYATRKWSDECTHVLADESCSLTPELLDAVIGKKQIVLGDWFKAMAEKNIRTEIPSCTQYIPNLTLDGTVIKMVEINLIQNCLAGYTFILGPSDKYQFGEKLHGLLESTGAKYLHIDEFCPNSQDSVAGDTDQQILVVPARYPLEFSKIRVLFPLSKISDVKLFAAMLSGRLEATSIEPPAFIVTSSNSTDETIVEDSDVEMETATSNPTGAANKSQNHIENISDDEKEITNITDEAAVTVSGTKASVVQPNDPQKVEASKPMEDDVKVIEKTAIYRSKARDEDVRVINKVPKDENLDISRDGACDVIFSQDLVVKRLPRPAPAAATELRGVNFKRFRKRETVSGNSFKDLVPFAREPYRESDYEAGTVTDFMREEKQRKQMEAIAEDLFNNAKSKKRAAAGSSIQTLLTGCR; this is translated from the exons ATGGTCTGGGCGCTGACCCCCGTCGACACAGTGCGCG GGACGCAGAAGTATTACATCTTCGCCGCCGGGACCTACAAGGTCGGCCGCAAAG ATTGTGATGTCATTGTTCAAGCTGACACATCTATATCCCGGGTCCATGCGGAGATTGCAATCGAAAAGATGGTTGCCTGGGATCCGAATTCTGGTGGACCTGCCAGTCCATCCTATGTTCGTGTAGTCGACCGATCAAAGTATGGCACATTTGTCAACAAAGTACATGAAACTCAGGGCAGTCGTCTACATAAAGATGAAGATGTGATGCTTATTGATGGGGACACTGTGACTTTTGGAACTGGGAATGCGACATTCAG GTTGTCATTTGTTCCCGTAGTGGCCTTTTTTCATGGTGGAAAGTCAGCGCGAATTGATCGATCATTGCATGCAGTCATGACATCTATTG GTGCATACGCTACTCGTAAGTGGAGCGATGAATGTACACATGTTCTTGCTGATGAATCATGTTCGTTGACGCCCGAGCTCCTTGATGCAGTTATTGGAAAGAAGCAGATTGTTCTGGGAGACTGGTTTAAG GCAATGGCTGAAAAGAACATACGCACAGAAATCCCTTCTTGTACACA ATACATCCCAAACTTGACTCTTGATGGGACAGTAATCAAGATGGTGGAGATCAACCTCATTCAGAATTGTCTAGCAGGCTACACTTTTATCCTGGGGCCATCAGATAAG TATCAATTTGGTGAGAAACTCCATGGATTACTGGAATCAACTGGAGCAAAATATCTCCACATTGATGAATTTTGTCCAAACAGCCAG GACTCAGTAGCTGGAGATACTGATCAACAAATTCTTGTAGTTCCTGCAAGGTATCCTTTGGAATTCAGTAAGATACGTGTGCTATTTCCTTTGTCAAAGATCAGTGATGTTAAGCTATTTGCTGCCATGTTGTCTGGCCGCTTGGAAGCAACTTCTATTGAACCACCTGCTT TCATTGTTACATCCTCAAATTCGACGGATGAAACTATCGTGGAGGATTCTGATGTTGAAATGGAGACGGCAACTTCTAATCCTACTGGTGCCGCGAACAAGTCTCAAAATCACATTGAGAATATATCTGATGACGAAAAGGAAATCACAAATATAACTGATGAAGCTGCTGTAACTGTCAGTGGAACTAAGGCTAGCGTTGTTCAACCAAATGACCCACAGAAAGTTGAAGCTTCAAAACCTATGGAGGATGATGTTAAGGTCATAGAGAAAACAGCAATATATAGATCCAAAGCTAGAGATGAGGATGTTCGTGTTATAAACAAGGTGCCAAAGGATGAGAATTTGGACATCAGCAGGGATGGGGCTTGTGATGTCATATTTAGTCAGGATCTGGTTGTCAAAAGACTCCCTCGGCCAGCTCCTGCTGCAGCAACTGAACTTAGAGGTGTTAACTTCAAACGCTTTAGGAAG AGGGAAACAGTGTCCGGAAACAGCTTCAAGGACCTTGTTCCTTTTGCACGAGAACCATACAG AGAATCTGATTATGAAGCGGGCACAGTGACTGATTTCATGCGGGAGGAGAAGCAGCGGAAACAAATGGAAGCCATTGCAGAGGACCTCTTCAACAACGCAAAG TCAAAGAAACGGGCAGCTGCTGGCAGTTCAATTCAGACCCTACTTACCGGCTGCAGATGA
- the LOC117838721 gene encoding uncharacterized protein, giving the protein MAAAGWTWMAEVAGEELAKLEAAHPGRFAPLKAELERLVADPGLDAAAFPLVSPAPHAVATTTDDADNTPPSSQAAPSPADAVCTQESSTRKRKPPASMREREAGKRRRRTGTPPGPGGAKDRAEMAIERAERCLERIRAIKRGLLAAWIH; this is encoded by the exons atggcggcggcgggctggacGTGgatggcggaggtggcgggcgaGGAGCTGGCGAAGCTGGAGGCGGCGCACCCGGGCCGCTTCGCCCCGCTCAAGGCCGAGCTCGAGCGCCTCGTCGCCGACCCCGGCCTGGACGCGGCCGCCTTCCCGCTCGTCTCGCCGGCACCGCacgccgtcgccaccaccaccgacgACGCCGACAACACTCCCCCCTCATCCCAGGCTGCTCCTTCCCCCGCGGACGCCGTGTGCACTCAAG AGTCCTCGACCCGGAAGAGGAAGCCGCCGGCCTCCATGAGGGAGCGGGaggcggggaagcggcggaggcggacgggcaCGCCGCCGGGACCGGGAGGGGCAAAGGACAGGGCGGAGATGGCCATCGAGCGCGCCGAGCGGTGCCTGGAGAGGATCCGCGCCATCAAGCGGGGCTTGCTCGCCGCTTGGATTCACTGA
- the LOC117836096 gene encoding uncharacterized protein — translation MVVIELEPEPEPEEATRPSPPVPEEQVATEAAGEAARPSSPPAPEEQAAAAAGGEAPRAEEGEEEDAFEDALTDEQLREKARSQANDAKAEGNKLFSAGQYEEALSQYEMALQIAAELESAEDIRSACHSNRAVCFLKMGKHDETIKECTKALELNPSYLKALLRRAEAHEKLEHYDEAIADMKKVIELDPSNQQAKRSLFRLEPLAAEKREKMKEEMIAKLKDLGNSVLGRFGMSVDNFKAVQDPNTGSYSIQFQK, via the exons ATGGTGGTGATCGAGCTGGAGccggagcccgagcccgaggaggcgacgcgcccctcgccgccggTTCCCGAGGAGCAGGTGGCCACCGAGGCCGCCGGGGAGGCGGCGCGCCCctcgtccccgccggcgcccgaggagcaggcggctgccgcggccggcggggaggcgccgagggcggaggaaggggaggaggaggatgccttCGAGGACGCGCTCACCGACGAGCAGCTGCGGGAG AAAGCTAGAAGCCAAGCAAATGATGCAAAAGCAGAAGGAAACAAGCTTTTCAGTGCTGGACAATATGAGGAAGCATTATCACAATATGAAATGGCTCTGCAAATTGCTGCGGAGCTGGAATCTGCTGAGGATATACGCTCCGCGTGCCATTCAAATCGCGCTGTATGCTTCTTGAAAATG GGGAAACATGATGAGACGATTAAAGAATGCACAAAAGCACTTGAGCTCAATCCATCGTACCTGAAAGCCTTGCTTCGGAGGGCAGAAGCACATGAAAAACTCGAGCACTACGACGAAGCTATTGCTG ATATGAAAAAGGTTATTGAACTGGATCCTTCAAATCAACAAGCTAAGAGGTCACTGTTCCGGCTTGAACCTCTGGCAGctgagaaaagagaaaagatgAAGGAAGAAATGATTG caaagttgaaagatctgGGGAATTCTGTGCTGGGGCGCTTCGGAATGAGTGTTGACAATTTCAAAGCTGTACAAGATCCAAACACAGGCTCTTACTCCATTCAGTTCCAGAAGTAA